One window of Mediterraneibacter gnavus ATCC 29149 genomic DNA carries:
- the rplF gene encoding 50S ribosomal protein L6 produces MSRIGRLPVAIPAGVTVEVAANNVVTVTGPKGTLVKELPVEMEIKVEGEEVVVTRPSDLKKMKSLHGLTRTLINNMVVGVTNGYEKVLEVNGVGYRASKSGNKLTLNLGYSHPVEMIDPEGVETVLEGQNKITVKGIDKEKVGQFAAEIRDKRRPEPYKGKGIKYADEVIRRKVGKTGKK; encoded by the coding sequence ATGTCACGTATCGGAAGACTGCCAGTTGCAATTCCAGCAGGAGTAACTGTGGAAGTTGCAGCAAACAATGTAGTGACTGTAACAGGTCCAAAAGGAACTCTTGTAAAAGAGCTTCCAGTTGAAATGGAAATCAAAGTTGAAGGTGAAGAAGTTGTTGTAACAAGACCAAGCGATCTGAAGAAAATGAAATCTCTTCACGGTCTTACAAGAACACTGATCAACAACATGGTTGTTGGTGTAACAAACGGATACGAAAAAGTTCTGGAAGTTAATGGTGTTGGTTACAGAGCATCCAAATCCGGAAACAAACTGACATTGAACTTAGGATACTCTCATCCAGTTGAAATGATCGATCCGGAAGGTGTTGAGACTGTACTGGAAGGTCAGAACAAAATCACAGTAAAAGGTATCGACAAAGAAAAAGTTGGCCAGTTTGCAGCTGAAATCAGAGATAAGAGAAGACCGGAACCATACAAAGGTAAAGGTATTAAATATGCTGATGAAGTTATCAGACGCAAAGTTGGTAAGACTGGTAAGAAATAA
- the rpsJ gene encoding 30S ribosomal protein S10 — translation MASQVMRITLKAYDHQLVDASAKKIIETVKKNGAQVSGPVPLPTKKEVVTILRAVHKYKDSREQFEQRTHKRLIDITTPTQKTVDALSRLEMPAGVYIDIKMKNK, via the coding sequence ATGGCAAGTCAAGTAATGAGAATCACATTGAAAGCATATGATCACCAGCTGGTTGATGCATCTGCAAAAAAAATCATCGAAACTGTAAAGAAAAACGGAGCACAGGTAAGCGGACCGGTACCACTTCCAACTAAGAAGGAAGTTGTTACAATCTTAAGAGCGGTTCACAAATACAAAGATTCCAGAGAGCAGTTCGAGCAGAGAACTCATAAGAGACTGATTGATATCACTACACCAACACAGAAAACTGTGGACGCGCTTTCCAGACTGGAAATGCCAGCAGGTGTTTACATCGATATCAAAATGAAAAACAAATAA
- the rplC gene encoding 50S ribosomal protein L3 — translation MKKAILATKVGMTQIFNEETGVLIPVTVLQAGPCVVTQVKTVENDGYKAVQVGFVDKKEKIVTKDKSGKKEIAHRNGVTKAEKGHFDKAGVSGKRYVKEFRFENAEEYTLAQEIKADIFAAGDKVDATAISKGKGFQGAIKRHNQSRGPMTHGSKFHRHAGSNGAASDPSKVFKGKKMPGQMGGKKITVQNLEVVRVDAENNLLLVKGSVPGPKKSLITIKETVKAN, via the coding sequence ATGAAGAAAGCTATTTTGGCTACAAAAGTCGGAATGACTCAGATCTTCAATGAAGAGACAGGAGTCCTGATTCCGGTAACTGTATTGCAGGCTGGACCATGTGTAGTAACACAGGTTAAAACAGTTGAGAATGACGGTTACAAAGCAGTTCAGGTCGGATTTGTTGACAAGAAAGAAAAGATTGTCACAAAAGACAAGAGCGGTAAAAAAGAGATTGCACACAGAAATGGTGTGACAAAAGCAGAAAAAGGACACTTTGACAAAGCAGGTGTTTCCGGAAAGAGATATGTAAAAGAATTCAGATTTGAAAATGCTGAAGAATATACATTGGCTCAGGAAATCAAAGCTGATATCTTCGCAGCAGGAGATAAGGTAGATGCAACAGCAATCTCCAAAGGTAAAGGTTTCCAGGGAGCAATCAAGCGTCACAATCAGAGCAGAGGACCTATGACACACGGTTCTAAGTTCCATCGTCACGCTGGTTCTAACGGTGCGGCATCCGATCCGAGTAAAGTATTCAAAGGTAAAAAGATGCCAGGTCAGATGGGTGGAAAGAAGATTACAGTTCAGAACCTGGAAGTAGTAAGAGTAGATGCAGAGAACAACCTGCTGTTAGTAAAAGGTTCCGTTCCAGGACCTAAGAAATCTCTTATCACAATCAAAGAAACTGTAAAGGCTAACTAG
- the secY gene encoding preprotein translocase subunit SecY, whose translation MLKTVRKAFQIEDIRKRLFYTFLMLIVVRFGSQLPTPGVDPTYIQNLLASQNNGAYSFFDAFTGGSFTRMSVFALSITPYITSSIIMQLLTIAIPKLEEMQKEGAEGRKKIAAITRYVTVALALIESIAMSIGFGRQGLLEEFNFVNVAIVVCTLTAGSAFLMWIGERITEKGVGNGISIVLLINILSRVPNDFVTLYTQFIKGKTLAKGAMAAIIILAILLAVVLFVIILQDGERRIAVQYSQKVQGRRTYGGKATHIPLKVNTSGVIPVIFASSLMQFPIVIAQFLGKGDGNGWGSQILRTMNSNNWCDPDNLVYSIGLIIYIALTIFFAYFYTSITFNPLEIANNMKKSGGFIPGIRPGKPTVEYLQTILNRIVFIGACGLVIVQVVPFFFNGVFGANVSFGGTSLIIIVGVVLETIKKIESQMLVRNYSGFLSSKGSSK comes from the coding sequence ATGCTCAAGACTGTGCGAAAAGCATTTCAAATAGAAGACATTAGAAAACGGCTTTTCTATACATTTTTAATGCTGATCGTTGTAAGATTTGGTTCTCAGCTCCCGACTCCGGGAGTTGACCCGACTTACATTCAGAATTTACTGGCGAGCCAGAATAACGGTGCATACAGCTTTTTTGATGCATTTACCGGTGGTTCGTTCACAAGGATGTCAGTCTTCGCACTGAGCATCACACCATACATTACATCTTCCATCATTATGCAGCTTTTGACAATTGCAATTCCGAAGCTTGAGGAAATGCAGAAGGAAGGTGCTGAGGGAAGAAAGAAAATTGCGGCAATTACGCGTTATGTGACAGTTGCTCTCGCACTGATCGAATCCATTGCAATGTCTATCGGTTTTGGTCGTCAGGGACTTCTGGAAGAATTTAACTTTGTAAATGTTGCGATTGTTGTGTGTACATTGACAGCCGGTTCTGCATTCTTGATGTGGATCGGTGAGCGTATCACAGAAAAAGGTGTGGGAAATGGTATTTCTATCGTACTGTTGATTAATATTCTTTCCCGTGTACCGAATGATTTTGTGACGCTTTACACACAGTTTATTAAAGGAAAAACTCTGGCAAAGGGTGCTATGGCAGCAATCATTATCCTTGCAATTCTGTTGGCAGTTGTGTTATTTGTTATCATTCTGCAGGATGGTGAGAGAAGGATTGCAGTACAGTATTCCCAGAAAGTACAGGGAAGAAGGACATATGGTGGCAAGGCTACACATATTCCGTTAAAAGTAAATACTTCAGGTGTTATTCCGGTTATCTTTGCATCTTCACTGATGCAGTTCCCGATTGTAATTGCCCAGTTCTTAGGCAAGGGTGACGGAAACGGATGGGGAAGTCAGATTCTTCGGACAATGAATTCCAATAACTGGTGTGATCCTGATAATTTAGTATATTCAATAGGACTGATCATTTACATTGCGCTGACAATCTTTTTTGCATATTTCTATACATCGATTACATTTAATCCACTGGAAATTGCAAACAACATGAAAAAAAGCGGCGGATTTATTCCGGGAATTCGTCCTGGAAAACCAACAGTCGAATATCTGCAGACAATTTTGAATCGTATCGTATTCATTGGTGCATGCGGACTTGTGATTGTTCAGGTAGTTCCGTTCTTCTTTAACGGTGTATTTGGTGCGAATGTTTCTTTTGGAGGAACTTCACTGATCATTATCGTAGGTGTTGTACTTGAGACGATCAAGAAGATCGAGTCGCAGATGCTTGTCCGCAACTACTCAGGTTTCCTGAGCAGCAAGGGCTCATCAAAGTAA
- the rplE gene encoding 50S ribosomal protein L5 yields the protein MSRLKEQYQNEIVDAMIKKFGYKNTMEVPKLDKVVINMGVGEAKENAKVLESAVADLEKIAGQKAVLTRAKNSVANFKIREGMPIGCKVTLRGERMYEFVDRLINLALPRVRDFRGVNPNAFDGRGNYALGIKEQLIFPEIEYDKVDKVRGMDVIFVTTAKTDEEARELLTQFNMPFTK from the coding sequence TTGAGTAGACTGAAAGAACAGTATCAGAATGAGATCGTTGATGCAATGATCAAAAAATTTGGATATAAAAACACTATGGAAGTGCCGAAACTGGACAAAGTTGTAATCAACATGGGTGTTGGTGAGGCAAAAGAAAACGCGAAAGTATTAGAGTCAGCAGTAGCTGATCTTGAGAAAATCGCAGGTCAGAAAGCAGTTCTTACAAGAGCTAAGAACTCAGTGGCTAACTTCAAAATCAGAGAAGGTATGCCGATCGGATGTAAAGTTACTTTAAGAGGAGAAAGAATGTATGAGTTCGTTGATCGTCTGATCAACCTTGCTCTTCCTCGTGTACGTGACTTCAGAGGTGTAAATCCGAACGCATTTGACGGAAGAGGTAACTACGCTCTCGGAATTAAAGAGCAGCTGATTTTCCCAGAAATCGAATACGACAAAGTGGATAAGGTCAGAGGTATGGATGTAATTTTCGTTACAACTGCTAAGACTGACGAGGAAGCTCGTGAATTATTGACACAGTTCAATATGCCATTCACAAAGTAA
- the rpmD gene encoding 50S ribosomal protein L30 yields MANLKVTLVKSTIGAVPKHKRTVEALGLKKVNKTVVLPDNAATRGMVQQVRHLVKVEEEA; encoded by the coding sequence ATGGCAAATTTAAAAGTTACATTAGTAAAGTCTACAATCGGTGCCGTACCAAAGCATAAAAGAACTGTTGAGGCACTTGGATTAAAGAAAGTGAACAAAACAGTCGTATTACCAGATAATGCAGCTACCAGAGGTATGGTACAGCAGGTTAGACATTTAGTAAAAGTTGAAGAAGAAGCTTAA
- the rplX gene encoding 50S ribosomal protein L24: MSAMKIKKGDMVKVIAGKDKNKEGKVLAVNNKDGKVLVEGINMLTKHTKPSAANQNGGIVHQEGYIDASNVMLLHDGKATRVGFKMDGDKKVRFAKSTGKVID, encoded by the coding sequence ATGTCAGCTATGAAGATTAAAAAAGGCGATATGGTTAAAGTTATCGCTGGTAAAGATAAAAACAAAGAAGGCAAAGTTCTTGCTGTAAATAACAAAGACGGAAAAGTTCTGGTTGAGGGAATCAACATGCTCACAAAGCATACGAAACCAAGCGCAGCGAATCAGAATGGTGGTATCGTTCATCAGGAAGGCTACATTGATGCTTCTAACGTAATGCTTCTGCATGACGGAAAAGCTACAAGAGTAGGATTCAAAATGGATGGAGACAAAAAGGTTCGTTTTGCAAAATCAACAGGTAAAGTAATTGATTAA
- the rplP gene encoding 50S ribosomal protein L16 → MLMPKRVKRRKQFRGTMKGKALRGNTISYGEYGIVATEPCWIRSNQIEAARVAMTRYIKRGGKVWIKIFPDKPVTAKPAETRMGSGKGTLEYWAAVVKPGRVMFEIAGVPEETAREALRLAMHKLPCKCKIVSRADLEGGDNSEN, encoded by the coding sequence ATGTTAATGCCAAAAAGAGTGAAACGTCGTAAACAGTTCCGTGGTACCATGAAAGGTAAAGCTTTAAGAGGTAACACGATTTCATATGGTGAGTATGGTATTGTCGCAACAGAGCCGTGCTGGATTCGTTCTAACCAGATCGAGGCAGCCCGTGTTGCTATGACACGTTACATCAAACGTGGTGGTAAAGTTTGGATCAAAATTTTCCCAGACAAACCTGTAACAGCAAAACCAGCAGAAACTCGAATGGGTAGTGGAAAAGGAACATTAGAGTACTGGGCAGCAGTAGTAAAACCAGGTCGTGTAATGTTCGAAATTGCAGGAGTACCAGAGGAAACAGCTAGAGAGGCACTTCGTCTTGCAATGCATAAATTACCTTGCAAATGCAAAATCGTTTCTCGCGCAGACTTAGAAGGCGGTGATAACAGTGAAAATTAA
- a CDS encoding type Z 30S ribosomal protein S14, with product MAKTSMKIKQQRKQKFSTREYSRCRICGRPHAYLRKYGICRVCFRELAYKGQIPGVRKASW from the coding sequence ATGGCTAAAACATCAATGAAAATCAAACAGCAGCGCAAACAGAAATTCTCTACAAGAGAATACAGCCGTTGCAGAATCTGTGGACGTCCACATGCATATTTGAGAAAATATGGTATCTGCCGTGTTTGCTTCCGTGAACTGGCATACAAAGGACAGATCCCAGGCGTAAGAAAAGCAAGCTGGTAA
- the rpsC gene encoding 30S ribosomal protein S3: MGQKVNPHGLRVGVIKEWDSRWYAEKDFADNLVEDNKIRTFLKKKLYSAGVSKIEIERASDRVKIIIYTAKPGVVIGKGGSEIEKVKAELAKFTNKKLIVDIKEVKRPDKDAQLVAENIAQQLENRISFRRAMKSCMSRTMKSGALGVKTSVSGRLGGADMARTEFYSEGTIPLQTLRADIDYGFAEADTTYGKVGVKVWIYKGEVLPTRADKEGSDK, from the coding sequence ATGGGACAGAAAGTTAATCCACATGGTTTAAGAGTCGGCGTTATCAAAGAATGGGATTCTAGATGGTACGCAGAAAAAGACTTTGCAGATAACCTGGTAGAAGATAACAAGATCAGAACATTTCTGAAAAAGAAATTATACAGTGCAGGTGTTTCCAAGATCGAGATCGAAAGAGCATCTGACCGTGTGAAAATCATCATCTACACAGCAAAACCTGGTGTAGTAATCGGTAAGGGTGGTTCTGAGATTGAGAAAGTGAAAGCAGAACTTGCTAAATTCACAAACAAAAAATTAATCGTAGACATCAAAGAAGTAAAAAGACCAGATAAAGATGCTCAGTTAGTAGCTGAAAACATCGCACAGCAGCTGGAAAACCGTATTTCATTCAGACGTGCTATGAAATCCTGCATGTCAAGAACAATGAAATCAGGAGCACTTGGTGTGAAGACATCTGTTTCCGGACGTCTCGGCGGAGCTGATATGGCTCGTACAGAGTTCTACAGCGAAGGAACAATTCCGCTTCAGACACTGAGAGCAGACATTGATTATGGATTCGCAGAAGCTGACACAACTTACGGAAAAGTCGGTGTAAAGGTTTGGATTTACAAAGGCGAAGTTCTTCCGACTAGAGCAGATAAGGAAGGGAGCGATAAATAA
- the rpsE gene encoding 30S ribosomal protein S5, translating into MRQERIDASNLELTEKVVSIKRVTKVVKGGRNFRFTALVVVGDGKGHVGAGLGKATEIPEAIRKGKEDAAKNLIKVALDENESITHDVIGKFGSASVLLKKAPEGTGVIAGGPARAVIEMAGIKNIRTKSLGSNNKQNVVLATIAGLKDVKTPEEVAKLRGKSVEEIVG; encoded by the coding sequence ATGAGACAGGAACGCATTGATGCTAGTAATTTAGAATTAACAGAAAAAGTGGTATCAATCAAACGTGTTACCAAAGTTGTTAAAGGTGGTCGTAACTTCAGATTCACAGCTTTAGTAGTTGTTGGCGATGGAAAAGGCCATGTTGGTGCAGGTTTAGGAAAGGCTACTGAAATTCCAGAAGCTATCCGTAAAGGAAAAGAAGATGCAGCTAAAAATCTGATTAAAGTTGCATTAGATGAAAACGAGAGCATTACACATGATGTGATCGGAAAATTCGGCAGCGCTTCCGTACTGCTGAAAAAAGCTCCGGAAGGTACTGGAGTTATCGCCGGTGGTCCGGCTCGTGCGGTTATCGAGATGGCAGGTATCAAGAACATCCGTACAAAATCTCTGGGATCTAACAACAAACAGAATGTCGTACTTGCAACAATCGCAGGTCTGAAAGACGTTAAGACTCCGGAAGAAGTAGCAAAACTTCGCGGCAAATCAGTAGAAGAGATCGTAGGCTAG
- the rpsS gene encoding 30S ribosomal protein S19, protein MARSLKKGPFADASLLKKVDAMNAAGDKSVIKTWSRRSTIFPSFVGHTIAVHDGRKHVPVYVTEDMVGHKLGEFVATRTYRGHGKDEKKSKVR, encoded by the coding sequence ATGGCTCGCTCACTTAAAAAAGGACCATTTGCAGATGCCAGCTTACTGAAAAAAGTAGATGCTATGAACGCTGCAGGTGATAAATCAGTTATTAAGACATGGTCACGTCGTTCTACAATCTTCCCGTCATTTGTTGGACACACAATCGCTGTTCACGACGGAAGAAAACATGTACCGGTGTATGTGACAGAAGATATGGTTGGACACAAACTCGGAGAGTTCGTTGCAACAAGAACATACAGAGGACACGGAAAAGACGAGAAGAAGTCAAAAGTCAGATAA
- the rplR gene encoding 50S ribosomal protein L18, with protein MVSKKSRSEVRRKKHMKLRNRFSGTAERPRLAVFRSNNHMYAQIIDDTVGNTLVAASTLEKDVKAELEKTNNVEAAAYLGKVIAEKAKAKGITDVVFDRGGFIYQGKVKALADAAREAGLNF; from the coding sequence ATGGTTAGTAAGAAATCAAGAAGCGAAGTTCGTAGAAAAAAACACATGAAATTACGTAACCGTTTCAGCGGTACTGCTGAAAGACCACGTTTGGCTGTGTTTAGAAGTAATAATCATATGTATGCTCAGATTATCGATGATACAGTTGGAAACACTCTGGTTGCAGCGTCTACACTTGAAAAAGATGTAAAAGCAGAATTAGAAAAAACCAACAACGTTGAAGCAGCAGCATACTTAGGAAAAGTAATTGCTGAAAAAGCAAAAGCAAAAGGAATCACTGATGTTGTATTCGACAGAGGCGGATTCATCTATCAGGGAAAAGTTAAAGCATTAGCAGATGCAGCTAGAGAAGCTGGACTGAATTTCTAA
- the rplW gene encoding 50S ribosomal protein L23 → MANIQYYDVILKPVITEKSMEMMADKKYTFQVHTDATKSQIKEAVEKMFAGTKVKSVNTMNLDGKTKRRGMTFGKTAKTKKAIVQLTEESADIEIFEGL, encoded by the coding sequence ATGGCAAACATTCAGTATTATGATGTAATCCTTAAACCGGTAATCACTGAGAAGAGCATGGAAATGATGGCTGATAAGAAATACACTTTCCAGGTACACACAGATGCTACAAAATCTCAGATCAAAGAAGCTGTTGAAAAAATGTTCGCAGGAACAAAAGTAAAAAGCGTCAACACAATGAACCTTGATGGTAAAACAAAAAGACGTGGAATGACATTCGGAAAAACAGCTAAGACAAAGAAAGCAATTGTACAGTTAACAGAAGAGAGCGCAGATATCGAAATCTTTGAAGGGCTGTAA
- the rplB gene encoding 50S ribosomal protein L2 gives MGIKVYNPYTPSRRQMTGSDFSEITKTTPEKSLLESKNRKAGRNNQGKITVRHRGGGAKKKYRIIDFKRRKDGIPATVIGIEYDPNRTANIALICYADGEKAYILAPEGLKDGMTVMNGAEAEVRVGNCLPLSEIPVGTQIHNIELYPGKGGQMVRSAGNSAQLMAKEGKYATLRLPSGEMRMVPIICRASIGVVGNGDHSLINVGKAGRKRHMGIRPTVRGSVMNPNDHPHGGGEGKTGIGRPGPCTPWGKPALGLKTRKKNKASNKMIVRRRDGKAIK, from the coding sequence ATGGGAATTAAAGTATACAACCCATATACACCTTCCAGAAGACAGATGACAGGATCTGATTTCTCTGAGATCACAAAAACAACTCCTGAGAAATCCTTACTGGAATCTAAAAATAGAAAAGCTGGTCGTAACAACCAGGGTAAAATCACTGTAAGACACCGCGGAGGCGGAGCTAAAAAGAAATATAGAATTATCGACTTCAAGAGAAGAAAAGACGGAATTCCGGCAACTGTAATCGGAATCGAATACGATCCGAACAGAACAGCTAACATCGCACTGATCTGCTACGCAGACGGAGAGAAAGCTTACATCCTTGCACCAGAAGGATTAAAAGACGGAATGACAGTTATGAACGGAGCAGAAGCAGAGGTAAGAGTAGGAAACTGCCTGCCACTTTCTGAAATCCCAGTTGGTACACAGATCCACAACATCGAGTTATATCCTGGAAAAGGCGGACAGATGGTTCGTTCAGCAGGAAACAGCGCTCAGTTGATGGCGAAAGAAGGAAAATACGCAACACTTAGACTTCCATCCGGTGAGATGAGAATGGTTCCAATCATTTGTAGAGCATCTATCGGTGTCGTAGGAAACGGAGATCACAGCCTGATCAACGTTGGTAAAGCAGGACGTAAGCGTCACATGGGTATCAGACCTACTGTCCGCGGTTCTGTTATGAACCCGAACGACCATCCGCACGGTGGTGGTGAAGGTAAGACTGGTATCGGTCGTCCAGGTCCATGTACTCCATGGGGTAAACCGGCACTTGGTCTTAAGACACGTAAGAAAAATAAAGCTTCTAACAAGATGATCGTAAGAAGAAGAGACGGTAAAGCAATCAAATAA
- the rplO gene encoding 50S ribosomal protein L15 yields the protein MDLSNLRPADGSKHSDNFRRGRGHGSGNGKTAGKGHKGQKARSGATRPGFEGGQMPLYRRIPKRGFKCRNSKEIVGINVSALERFEDGATVSVETLIESGIVTNPRDGVKILGNGELTKKLTVQANAFSAGAVEKIEALGGKAEVI from the coding sequence ATGGACTTATCTAACTTAAGACCGGCAGACGGTTCTAAGCACAGCGATAATTTCAGAAGAGGCCGTGGACACGGTTCTGGAAATGGTAAGACAGCTGGTAAAGGTCACAAAGGTCAGAAGGCTCGTTCCGGAGCAACAAGACCAGGCTTTGAAGGTGGTCAGATGCCTTTATACAGAAGAATACCAAAGAGAGGATTCAAATGCAGAAACTCTAAAGAAATCGTTGGTATCAATGTAAGTGCATTAGAAAGATTTGAAGATGGCGCAACAGTTTCCGTTGAAACTCTGATCGAAAGCGGTATCGTAACAAATCCTAGAGATGGTGTTAAAATTCTTGGAAACGGAGAGTTAACTAAGAAACTCACTGTTCAGGCAAATGCATTCAGTGCAGGCGCTGTTGAAAAGATTGAGGCCCTTGGTGGAAAAGCAGAGGTGATCTAA
- the rplN gene encoding 50S ribosomal protein L14, which produces MIQQESRLKVADNTGAKELLCIRVLGGSTRRYAHIGDVIVASVKDATPGGVVKKGDVVKAVVVRTVNSTRRKDGSYIRFDENAAVIIKDDMNPRGTRIFGPVARELRDKRFMKIVSLAPEVL; this is translated from the coding sequence ATGATACAACAGGAAAGTAGACTTAAAGTAGCAGACAACACAGGTGCTAAAGAATTACTTTGTATCCGTGTGCTTGGCGGTTCTACAAGAAGATATGCCCACATCGGAGATGTTATCGTTGCGTCTGTTAAAGATGCAACACCAGGCGGCGTTGTTAAAAAAGGTGACGTTGTTAAGGCTGTAGTTGTCCGTACTGTAAACAGTACTCGTCGTAAAGATGGTTCCTATATCAGATTCGATGAAAATGCTGCTGTAATTATAAAAGACGATATGAACCCACGTGGAACACGTATTTTTGGACCAGTAGCCAGAGAGCTCAGAGACAAACGCTTCATGAAGATTGTTTCTTTAGCTCCGGAAGTACTGTAG
- the rpsH gene encoding 30S ribosomal protein S8, with amino-acid sequence MNMSDPIADMLTRIRNANTAKHDTVDVPASKMKKAIAEILFNEGYIAKYDIVEDGHFETIHITLKYGADKNEKVISGLKRISKPGLRVYAGTEDIPRVLGGLGTAILSTNKGVITDKEARKLGVGGEVLCFVW; translated from the coding sequence ATGAACATGAGCGATCCAATTGCAGATATGCTTACAAGAATCCGTAATGCAAATACTGCGAAACATGATACAGTAGATGTACCTGCATCCAAAATGAAAAAAGCAATCGCTGAGATTCTTTTCAATGAAGGATACATCGCAAAATATGATATCGTAGAAGATGGACACTTTGAAACAATCCATATTACACTGAAATATGGTGCAGACAAGAACGAAAAAGTTATCTCTGGTCTGAAGAGAATCTCCAAACCAGGTCTGCGTGTGTATGCTGGAACAGAGGATATCCCGAGAGTACTCGGAGGACTCGGAACAGCAATCCTTTCTACAAACAAAGGTGTTATCACAGATAAAGAAGCCAGAAAACTTGGCGTAGGTGGAGAAGTACTCTGCTTCGTTTGGTAG
- the rplV gene encoding 50S ribosomal protein L22, translating into MAKGHRSQIKRERNEQKDTRPSAKISYARVSVQKACYVLDAIRGKDVQTALGILAYNPRYASSVIEKLLKSAIANAENNNGMNVENLYIEECYANKGPTMKRIRPRAQGRAYRIEKRMSHITIVLNER; encoded by the coding sequence ATGGCAAAAGGACATAGATCCCAAATCAAGAGAGAAAGAAACGAGCAGAAAGACACAAGACCATCAGCTAAGATTTCTTACGCTAGAGTCTCTGTTCAGAAAGCATGCTACGTTTTGGATGCCATCAGAGGTAAGGATGTACAGACAGCACTTGGTATTTTAGCTTATAATCCAAGATATGCTTCAAGCGTAATAGAGAAATTATTGAAATCAGCAATCGCAAATGCTGAGAACAACAACGGTATGAACGTTGAGAACCTTTATATCGAAGAGTGTTATGCAAACAAAGGACCAACAATGAAGAGAATCAGACCGAGAGCACAGGGTAGAGCTTACAGAATCGAAAAGAGAATGAGCCATATCACAATCGTGCTGAATGAAAGATAA
- the rpmC gene encoding 50S ribosomal protein L29 yields MKINTFVNELRAKSVEELNEELVAAKKELFNLRFQNATNQLDNTSRIKEVRKNIARIQTMITEASKAE; encoded by the coding sequence GTGAAAATTAATACATTTGTAAACGAATTAAGAGCAAAATCTGTAGAAGAATTAAATGAAGAATTAGTAGCTGCTAAAAAGGAACTCTTCAATCTGAGATTCCAGAATGCAACTAACCAGTTAGATAACACAAGCAGAATTAAAGAAGTTAGAAAGAACATCGCAAGAATTCAGACGATGATCACAGAAGCTTCTAAAGCTGAATAG
- the rplD gene encoding 50S ribosomal protein L4, with the protein MANVSVYNIEGKEVGTIDLSDAVFGVEVNEHLVHMAVVSQLANKRQGTQKAKTRSEVSGGGRKPWRQKGTGHARQGSTRSPQWTGGGVVFAPTPRDYSMKLNKKEKRAALKSALSSRVAENKFIVIDEMNFGEIKTKNFQNMLNSLNVNKALVVLEDGNVNAELSARNIADVKTARTNTINVFDILKYNTVIATKAAVANIEEVYA; encoded by the coding sequence ATGGCAAACGTATCTGTTTATAATATCGAAGGTAAAGAAGTTGGTACAATCGATTTAAGCGATGCAGTGTTTGGTGTTGAAGTAAATGAACACCTTGTACACATGGCAGTAGTAAGCCAGCTTGCAAACAAACGTCAGGGAACACAGAAAGCGAAAACTCGTTCTGAAGTTTCCGGAGGCGGAAGAAAACCATGGAGACAGAAAGGGACAGGTCATGCAAGACAGGGTTCTACAAGATCTCCACAGTGGACAGGCGGTGGAGTTGTATTCGCTCCAACACCAAGAGATTACTCCATGAAACTCAACAAAAAAGAAAAAAGAGCAGCTCTGAAATCTGCACTTTCTTCAAGAGTAGCTGAGAACAAATTCATCGTGATCGACGAGATGAACTTTGGAGAAATCAAAACAAAGAATTTCCAGAACATGCTGAACAGCCTGAACGTAAACAAAGCTTTAGTTGTACTGGAAGATGGAAATGTAAACGCTGAACTTTCTGCAAGAAACATCGCAGATGTAAAAACAGCAAGAACAAATACAATCAACGTATTTGATATCCTGAAATACAACACAGTAATCGCTACAAAAGCAGCTGTTGCAAATATCGAGGAGGTGTACGCATAA